Proteins from a genomic interval of Paenibacillus sp. 37:
- a CDS encoding Rpn family recombination-promoting nuclease/putative transposase — translation MNELLDPRNDFLFKRIFGSEENRDVLLAFLNKTFVEAGRPPLTEIILLNPYTEKDTPRDKQSILDIHGRTAEGELINVEMQLFNKYDTEKRTMFYWSKLYSGQLQEGHSYKMLKKCVTINILNYSFLPNDQYHNVFHLREDRSGISLIDDIELHFLELPKLGDHATPVENGGLVNWLLFLKGVDKSNWEVLTMNEPVLKKAMDTLEFLSQDAESRRLYEDRQKYLHDEASMIEGAKEEGERNKATDVAKKLIKSGVDVDIIASSTGLTKAEVERLIKHHKV, via the coding sequence ATGAATGAACTGCTTGACCCCCGAAATGATTTTTTATTCAAACGTATATTTGGCAGTGAAGAAAATCGGGATGTTCTGCTTGCCTTCTTGAACAAGACTTTTGTAGAGGCAGGTAGGCCGCCTTTGACAGAAATCATCTTGTTGAATCCATATACCGAGAAGGACACTCCTCGTGACAAGCAATCCATCCTTGATATACACGGAAGAACAGCGGAGGGCGAGCTCATCAACGTTGAAATGCAGTTATTCAATAAATATGATACTGAGAAACGAACGATGTTTTACTGGAGCAAGCTATACAGCGGACAGCTTCAAGAGGGGCATTCTTATAAGATGCTGAAAAAATGCGTGACGATTAACATCCTGAACTATTCTTTTTTGCCCAATGATCAATATCATAACGTATTCCATCTGCGTGAAGACCGGAGTGGGATCTCGCTCATAGATGACATAGAACTGCATTTTCTGGAATTGCCCAAGCTTGGCGATCATGCGACTCCAGTAGAAAATGGTGGTTTGGTTAACTGGCTATTATTCTTAAAAGGTGTCGATAAATCCAATTGGGAGGTGCTGACGATGAACGAACCTGTATTAAAAAAAGCAATGGATACGTTGGAATTTCTTAGTCAGGATGCCGAATCCCGCCGATTATACGAGGACAGACAAAAGTATTTGCATGATGAAGCTTCTATGATTGAAGGGGCAAAGGAAGAAGGAGAGCGTAACAAAGCTACTGATGTTGCCAAGAAATTGATTAAATCAGGAGTAGATGTTGATATCATTGCTTCTTCTACCGGTCTGACAAAAGCAGAAGTGGAACGACTCATAAAACACCATAAAGTTTGA
- a CDS encoding putative holin-like toxin encodes MFATFLIAVLTYVDNKKK; translated from the coding sequence ATGTTCGCAACATTTCTAATTGCGGTACTAACGTATGTAGATAACAAGAAGAAATAA
- a CDS encoding S-layer homology domain-containing protein, whose protein sequence is METLKKVTQLLLSAVLIIGIYPFTESTSQAAVTSFKDVPANHWAKASIDAAVDKGYFKGYSNGTFKPGATVTRAEFATLLSRVAKRTAKTDQANVFKDLTGHWSEEEVNRAVSLGFLNSSDYPNGFKPSTALTREEMAKWLSSGLAAKDEEYKQALKDTENTLVPVAEYYKGGLKKSAYPFVSVVLGTGLMSGYPDGTFGPGKTTTRAEAAVILSRYEQIQENEATSYRDLNEMREVGLTGTNLTSATPYVYLKSEDGTIASFDRIVGKSAKLRNNLGTIMPHRMIVTHANSKKSVLNLYGKMFIDKNYRYPIKQELYEVFIEVTVTPKGDNLRNLAFYQATADAFTTVNNFDSGTVEAYGINNLPVEEYVDSGFFKKEVPRKFWMRFALAKTSDGSSTGTWKTFTIDQNTSSSFSLPLR, encoded by the coding sequence GTGGAAACATTGAAAAAAGTAACTCAACTCTTATTAAGTGCTGTATTGATAATAGGTATATACCCATTCACCGAAAGCACAAGTCAGGCTGCAGTTACCTCATTTAAAGATGTACCTGCGAATCATTGGGCGAAAGCATCCATTGATGCCGCAGTAGATAAAGGTTATTTCAAAGGATATAGCAATGGGACATTTAAACCGGGTGCGACGGTTACGCGCGCAGAATTTGCAACATTGCTGTCCCGAGTGGCCAAAAGAACGGCGAAAACGGATCAGGCAAATGTGTTTAAGGATTTGACCGGCCACTGGAGTGAGGAAGAAGTGAATCGTGCAGTATCCCTGGGGTTCTTGAACTCTTCAGATTACCCGAATGGGTTTAAACCTAGCACCGCATTAACACGGGAAGAGATGGCGAAGTGGCTCAGTTCAGGCCTCGCTGCTAAAGATGAAGAGTACAAGCAAGCGCTGAAAGATACAGAAAACACGCTGGTTCCTGTAGCAGAATACTACAAGGGCGGATTGAAGAAATCAGCATATCCCTTCGTATCAGTAGTTCTGGGAACCGGATTAATGAGTGGCTATCCAGATGGCACCTTTGGTCCAGGCAAAACGACCACACGTGCAGAGGCAGCGGTTATTTTATCACGTTACGAGCAGATACAGGAGAATGAGGCAACTTCGTATAGAGATCTGAATGAGATGCGCGAAGTGGGATTGACTGGTACAAACCTAACTTCTGCTACGCCGTATGTTTATCTGAAATCAGAAGACGGTACAATTGCAAGCTTTGATCGCATCGTTGGTAAATCGGCCAAATTACGCAATAATTTGGGTACCATTATGCCGCATAGGATGATTGTTACCCATGCAAATTCTAAGAAAAGCGTTCTAAATCTTTATGGGAAGATGTTCATTGACAAGAATTACAGATATCCTATTAAACAGGAATTATATGAGGTTTTTATCGAAGTAACGGTAACTCCGAAGGGTGATAATTTAAGAAATCTAGCTTTCTACCAAGCTACAGCCGACGCTTTTACAACGGTAAACAACTTTGATAGTGGAACAGTAGAAGCTTATGGCATCAATAATCTGCCGGTTGAAGAGTACGTGGATTCTGGTTTTTTCAAAAAGGAAGTGCCACGAAAGTTCTGGATGCGGTTTGCGTTAGCTAAAACTTCAGATGGATCTTCCACAGGAACCTGGAAAACCTTCACCATAGACCAAAATACGAGTTCTTCTTTTAGTCTCCCACTAAGATAA
- a CDS encoding DUF3221 domain-containing protein produces the protein MAKLVSGLTLVLLLLAVGCSSQNELTQSDADISGTIIEVNEQDNQILIEQDNPDDPATKQIWISKDEDSEIVIGGAAESKFASSIKNKKAEVWIKNLIAQSSPPQAIAEKVIIE, from the coding sequence ATGGCTAAACTAGTGAGTGGACTCACACTCGTTTTGTTGCTACTAGCCGTCGGCTGTAGTTCTCAAAATGAACTAACTCAATCAGATGCGGACATCAGCGGTACAATTATAGAAGTTAATGAACAAGATAATCAAATATTGATTGAACAAGATAACCCAGATGATCCTGCAACGAAACAAATTTGGATAAGTAAAGATGAGGATAGTGAAATAGTTATCGGTGGGGCAGCCGAGTCTAAATTTGCTAGTTCAATAAAAAATAAAAAAGCTGAAGTATGGATAAAAAATCTTATAGCCCAGTCATCACCTCCACAAGCTATAGCTGAAAAAGTCATTATTGAATAA
- a CDS encoding WG repeat-containing protein, with translation MRKKLRLALLLSIVTILLSVLCIPTQVSASQKAIQTIKLKPGEAKKLNIPSHYTNNTNETMYLTPRAYLSGWGHAGENMVSVTSSPGVLKLLPGEGGAFSYTVKFAPKVKPGKYLLELSVYEIGGYVWNEFIIEFIVESEEPSILKIFNDDPHNQKLYVYQSSQGAYGYVDKNRKIIIPAKFQTAKPFNAKGAAPVSINGKYGFINKKGAYLIKPQFDEIHDTGFHEGLVGVRIGKNWGFINEKGTVVVKPKYARIFFYSEGLAPVTLHNGKVGFINKKGTMVIPAIYSSVTSFSNGQAIVYKNGKAYYINKKGKVIKEAKDILKWEYDE, from the coding sequence GTGAGAAAGAAATTGAGATTAGCATTACTGCTTTCTATTGTTACCATTCTATTATCTGTACTTTGCATTCCTACTCAAGTTTCCGCAAGCCAAAAAGCGATCCAAACGATTAAATTAAAACCTGGCGAAGCGAAGAAACTCAATATTCCCTCCCATTATACCAATAACACCAACGAAACGATGTATCTAACACCCCGAGCTTATTTGTCCGGTTGGGGTCACGCTGGAGAAAACATGGTTTCTGTCACAAGCTCGCCAGGGGTGCTAAAATTGCTTCCGGGCGAAGGTGGTGCGTTTTCGTATACCGTCAAATTCGCCCCAAAGGTGAAACCTGGGAAATACCTGCTAGAACTCTCGGTATATGAAATCGGTGGTTATGTATGGAACGAGTTTATCATCGAATTTATCGTTGAATCTGAAGAACCTAGTATTCTAAAAATCTTTAATGATGATCCTCACAATCAGAAGCTATATGTTTACCAGAGTAGCCAAGGGGCATATGGCTATGTTGATAAAAACAGAAAAATCATCATTCCGGCAAAATTTCAGACAGCCAAACCATTTAACGCTAAAGGGGCAGCCCCAGTCAGCATCAATGGAAAGTATGGGTTTATCAATAAAAAAGGAGCCTACTTAATTAAGCCGCAGTTTGACGAAATTCATGATACTGGTTTTCATGAAGGATTGGTTGGAGTAAGAATCGGCAAAAACTGGGGTTTCATCAATGAAAAAGGAACAGTTGTTGTGAAGCCTAAGTATGCTCGTATCTTTTTTTATTCGGAAGGGTTAGCTCCTGTAACTCTACACAACGGAAAAGTCGGCTTCATCAACAAAAAAGGTACAATGGTCATCCCCGCGATTTACAGTAGTGTAACGAGTTTCAGTAATGGACAAGCTATTGTTTATAAAAATGGAAAAGCCTATTACATCAACAAAAAAGGAAAAGTGATCAAGGAGGCTAAAGACATTCTGAAGTGGGAATATGATGAATAA
- a CDS encoding zeta toxin family protein encodes MSSGIGFSISWKRSYQTFSEYIQNGKSFSLETTLAGKNAMRQIEQAKKAGFEINLYYLGLKNVEYHIERVEMRVRNGGHHNPEEDIRRRYDRSIALLFLIIPQNLD; translated from the coding sequence TTGTCTTCCGGAATCGGTTTCTCCATCAGCTGGAAGAGAAGCTATCAAACATTCAGTGAATATATACAGAACGGAAAAAGCTTTTCCCTTGAAACAACGCTTGCCGGTAAAAATGCAATGCGGCAAATAGAACAAGCCAAAAAGGCAGGGTTTGAAATAAACCTGTATTACTTAGGTCTTAAAAACGTGGAGTATCACATCGAGCGAGTAGAAATGCGAGTAAGGAATGGTGGACATCATAATCCAGAAGAGGATATCCGAAGACGATATGACCGATCGATCGCTCTTTTATTTTTGATAATACCTCAAAATTTAGATTAG
- a CDS encoding restriction endonuclease, whose translation MENGSGFEMYLYRLLIELGYSGVYKTIGSRDFGVDIVFTDPVGVENVVQAKDIR comes from the coding sequence ATGGAAAACGGCTCCGGTTTTGAGATGTACTTATACAGATTATTAATCGAACTAGGCTATTCTGGTGTCTATAAGACTATAGGTAGTCGTGACTTTGGAGTTGATATCGTTTTTACTGATCCAGTTGGAGTTGAAAATGTCGTTCAAGCCAAAGATATTCGGTAG
- a CDS encoding DUF4145 domain-containing protein, protein MITLSLDQAFKAFEATISHIHEKICGSNYTGTTRLQLSSIIDRMSKRNMIDQEKQSRYHKLRNIRNMNAHPSFQT, encoded by the coding sequence TTGATAACACTATCATTGGATCAAGCATTTAAAGCTTTTGAGGCAACGATTTCCCATATTCATGAAAAGATATGCGGATCAAATTACACTGGAACCACTCGTTTGCAGCTCTCGTCTATAATAGACAGGATGTCAAAGAGAAATATGATTGATCAAGAAAAGCAGTCTAGATATCACAAGCTAAGAAATATTAGAAATATGAACGCTCACCCATCTTTTCAAACGTAA
- a CDS encoding CAP domain-containing protein has protein sequence MKSSERSKKDMQNQGNTRKKGRGWGIYMLAATFALTVIVPAYPVDHASAASATMVSQGGFTQDQLDGLAYLNEIRAKVGVGPLELDARLSQASQAHATYYNTTQFKGRTAHEEGPGTPGFTGVTAGDRGKAAGWPNKSVAEVMSFNMATTRQAVDAWLSTAYHRQIILDEQYTSVGIGLQNGTAVMNPAFMKLQKDSTEARVYPYDGMKEADVGFYGFERPNPLVRFGVEHSGGIISASAGFAIDSFEASILDSQGQDVPYYSELHGNTVFLYPKDVLDGYSVYTVKFDYTLYKESQRRSKTWSFTTGKGHTMKGLSAHYDELVLNSGSKLPMQIVASYDDGTFATPKTAIAYSSSSPAGLKVSPDGMLEGVKPGSYKVTISSGEVKGTVPVRVFERLKSKSYPLTDPAKVNDIAGRADQAAIEWALRSGIAGADTNGKFRPEDSVSEAQFLIMLLRTYKIDDESYASKKKKHWAEGAYNVAKARNLLLFSSGLGKSEFRDKPINRYRAAGLIASMDGVNFDYTYAVDYVLAHNYMRGTEGNQSKMFGSNDIVTRAQAAVILMQLQSNMKQLVGAPKSGTSEKKLPEQLFPEVYIRPALGSKTLIVEFGTDGRLVVEGKFIDQASKQLEIQIDQHQDSVQGGKMLEKIPVQIDSSGHFSISSTGTYSDATLNVYLRTQGVVYAIGVKRGTMNASDFSK, from the coding sequence ATGAAATCAAGCGAACGCAGCAAGAAAGACATGCAAAATCAAGGGAATACCCGGAAAAAGGGACGTGGGTGGGGTATATATATGCTCGCTGCAACCTTTGCCCTAACTGTCATCGTGCCGGCTTATCCAGTGGATCACGCATCGGCGGCATCGGCTACGATGGTCTCCCAAGGAGGATTCACACAGGATCAACTCGACGGATTGGCTTATCTGAATGAGATTCGGGCGAAGGTAGGCGTAGGCCCCTTGGAGCTTGATGCGAGATTGTCTCAGGCGTCTCAAGCACACGCGACATATTACAATACAACTCAGTTCAAAGGAAGGACGGCCCATGAGGAGGGACCGGGTACCCCAGGATTTACGGGAGTGACAGCAGGAGACCGGGGAAAGGCAGCTGGATGGCCAAATAAATCGGTAGCTGAAGTCATGTCTTTTAATATGGCAACAACACGTCAAGCGGTCGATGCCTGGCTAAGCACCGCTTATCATCGCCAGATTATATTGGATGAGCAGTACACATCGGTCGGCATTGGATTACAGAATGGTACTGCTGTCATGAACCCAGCATTCATGAAGTTACAGAAGGATAGTACGGAAGCGAGAGTATATCCGTATGACGGAATGAAAGAAGCGGACGTTGGTTTCTACGGATTCGAGAGGCCGAATCCTCTTGTCCGCTTCGGTGTTGAACACTCGGGTGGCATCATCTCCGCTTCAGCAGGCTTCGCCATCGATTCGTTTGAAGCCAGCATTTTGGATTCTCAAGGACAAGATGTTCCGTACTACAGTGAACTGCATGGCAATACGGTGTTCTTGTATCCCAAGGATGTGCTGGACGGCTACAGCGTCTATACGGTGAAGTTTGATTATACGCTGTATAAGGAGTCGCAGCGACGAAGCAAAACTTGGTCGTTCACGACGGGGAAAGGGCACACGATGAAGGGTTTATCTGCTCACTACGACGAATTGGTGTTGAATTCAGGAAGTAAGTTGCCGATGCAGATCGTAGCCTCTTACGACGACGGGACATTCGCAACTCCAAAAACGGCGATCGCATACTCCAGCAGTTCCCCTGCGGGTCTGAAAGTTTCGCCGGATGGCATGCTCGAAGGAGTTAAGCCTGGCAGTTACAAGGTAACGATCAGCTCCGGTGAGGTGAAGGGAACAGTACCGGTACGAGTATTCGAGCGTCTCAAGAGCAAGAGCTACCCATTAACTGATCCGGCCAAGGTCAATGATATCGCAGGACGTGCCGACCAAGCAGCGATTGAGTGGGCGCTTCGTTCAGGTATCGCTGGAGCGGACACAAACGGAAAATTCCGGCCAGAAGATTCCGTGAGTGAAGCGCAGTTCCTTATCATGCTGCTACGCACCTACAAAATTGATGACGAATCGTATGCTTCCAAGAAAAAGAAGCACTGGGCGGAAGGCGCATACAACGTGGCTAAGGCCCGCAACCTGCTACTGTTCAGCTCAGGTCTGGGCAAAAGCGAATTCCGGGATAAGCCAATTAACCGTTACCGCGCAGCTGGCCTGATTGCTTCGATGGACGGTGTGAACTTCGATTATACTTATGCAGTGGACTACGTGCTGGCTCATAATTACATGCGCGGAACTGAAGGCAATCAGAGTAAGATGTTTGGTTCCAACGATATCGTTACTCGAGCACAGGCAGCAGTGATTTTGATGCAATTGCAGTCCAACATGAAGCAATTGGTTGGAGCACCGAAATCAGGCACTTCCGAGAAAAAACTACCTGAACAGCTGTTTCCGGAAGTGTATATTAGACCGGCACTTGGTAGCAAAACGTTGATTGTTGAATTCGGCACTGACGGCAGGTTGGTGGTGGAAGGGAAATTCATAGATCAGGCGAGCAAGCAATTGGAGATTCAGATCGATCAGCATCAGGATAGCGTTCAAGGTGGAAAGATGCTGGAGAAAATTCCAGTGCAGATTGATTCATCGGGTCACTTCTCCATTTCGTCCACGGGTACGTATAGCGATGCTACACTAAATGTGTATCTAAGGACGCAAGGAGTGGTTTATGCCATCGGGGTCAAAAGAGGCACAATGAACGCGTCGGATTTTTCGAAATAA
- a CDS encoding restriction endonuclease gives MSFKPKIFGRNPVGISAVQEVFSCMRYYKTKKAVVIATTRFTDSCKTLAGVNYVKLIDRTD, from the coding sequence ATGTCGTTCAAGCCAAAGATATTCGGTAGAAATCCGGTAGGCATTAGTGCTGTTCAAGAAGTTTTCTCTTGTATGAGATACTATAAGACTAAAAAAGCGGTTGTCATCGCAACAACCAGATTCACAGATTCATGTAAAACGCTGGCTGGTGTAAATTACGTGAAGTTAATTGATCGTACGGACTAG